Genomic window (Acidobacteriota bacterium):
GTTGGGTTGACGGCCAGGACTTCCGGACACGGTTTCGCTACGCCCTGTTCGGCGATGTCGCGCTGAATGGACGAGGGACCGGAAGTGGGTCCATCTACCTGGCGCTGTACAACGAAGTCTTCGTCAACGGGGAGCTCGACATCGGGCCGGGCAGGACGGTGGAGCGCTTCGACCGCAACCGGTTCTACACCGCGCTTGGCTTCGGAGTCAGCGACCGGTCCCGCCTCCAGGCCGGCTACATGATCCAGACGTTACCGGTTGGCTCGAAGGGGCAGGTCCAGGTCAGTCTCCACGCGTCCTTCTGAGTAGTTCGCCGACCGACTGCCGGGCGCACTCCGTCCGCCCACGTTCCTGCACGACGCACCGTCTGCGTGTTCGATCCGCTCACTATTCTGCGAGTGGATGCGGGCGCACCTGGAATTTCAGCATGCCCGGCTTCACGCCGACGCCTCCCTCGATGTGCCAGGTGGCCGCCGCGCCGTAGGTGGCCCACACCCCGCGCCCCTTCCAGCCGGCGTCCGGATCGTCGATCCGGCCGTCGAGCCCCCGCGTGAAGAAGCCCTGCGGATATGGCACCCGCAACACTGTCCACTCTTCGGTGTCCGGGTCGAAAGCGAGCAGCGAGTCGGAGTTCGAACCGGTCGCAATCGGGATGTCCCGGCCCAGGCCGAGCGTGTCCCACTGATCCACCCAGTTGTAGTAGTGGTAGTCCGCCCGCACTGGCGGGTCGGTCCCGGCAATCGTGGGGCCGGGCGTGGGGTAGAGCGTCCAGCCCTCGACGCAGTGGCGGCCCTCGGCGGTCACCGGACCGTTATGCACCGCGCACTTGCGGCGGTCGAAGCTGGCCAGGTGGCTCGACCCCGACAGGGCGGTCCAGATGACGCCATCGCGGTCGATGTCCAGCCCGCGCGAGCCGAATCCGCGCTTCTCCGGGGGCACGTTCGGATCGAGGACCGACGGCACCTCGTACATCTCCGTCACGCAGCTCTCCGGCGGGCTGTCGCCGACGTGCAGCCGGGCGAGCCGGCCCGGGAACCGGTTCGAGCTGATCCAGACCGCCTTGTCGTCGGTCGGATCGCCGATGACGCCGTAGCTGCCGATGTTCACGCGGGTGTCGAGCGACAGGTCGGGGTCCTGCTCGGCCGCCCGCCCGCGCGGCGCCGGCTCGTTCCACGGCTTCGTGATCACGCCGTCGCCGTTAGTGTCGAGAACCGTCGGGCACCAGCCCTGCGAGAGCCGCTCGTCGCCGGTCTCGTCGTAGAGCTTCGTGTCGATCCAGCCGATGACCTGCCCCCCGCCGCTGAAGTAGAGGGTGTCGTTCTCGTCCTCGGCGAACTGCAGGTGGTGAGTTCCGAAGCAGGTGTCGACCAGCACGAACTGCTCCCGGTCCGGCTCGTAGTACACGGCGGACCGGAAGCCGCTGGGCAGCGGGAAGTACTTCGCGTAGGGATTGTCCGACCCTTCCTGGCAGTAGTCGGGGTTGGCGCGGTCACGGATCGCCGAGGTCATCCACACGCGCCCCTTGCTGTCCATCATCGGATTGTGCGGGTTGGCCGGGTCGTTCCAGATGAGGTCGTCTCCGAAGAACCGCGACGGCGCCGGCATCGAGCGGGCGATCATTCCCGGCACCGTGTCCGGGTCGACCCGCAGCGGGACGTTCAGGCTGGTGGCGGTGTGGGTCACCGGATCGAGAATCGTGAGCGCGTCGTTGGAGATGTTCACACCGTAGACCGGGCCGCCGGCATTGATCGTCGGATCGCGCTTGTCGGTGGCGATCTCGTCGTGGATGTAGTCGATGTCGGTCCCCCACTCCCACATCGAGATGACGACGTTCCGCTCGATCCCCTGTGGGCGCGGCGGGGCAGGCGGCACTTCGCCGGTGGCGATCCGATCGCTCCAGTCGGCGAACATCTGCAGCCCGCGCACCCGGCCGAACCGGTTCATGGCGTTGGTCATCTGCCCGCCGCGCTGGCCCATTCGCACGCGGTGGTCCCAAGCCTCGAGGCTGGAGTCGAACTGGTCGAGGTTGTCGATTTCGCGGACTATCCGGTTGCCGAGCTGGTGGCACAGCATGCAACCCTGCTTCTGGATATCGACCCACTGTTCCTGGTGCTGCAGGTTCGCGGCGATACCGTTGCCGTCCTCACCGGTGCCCGGAAACTCGTCGGTCGCCGGCGGCCGGATGAGCGAATACCAGTAGTTGGCCGGGTAGACCCGGGCGGCCTCGGCTGGCGTTGCCGCCACGGTCGCCTCCAGGTCCACCGTGTCGCCCGGCGCGGCAGTGACCGGATCGGAATCGACCAGCCCGTAGCCGCGCACCCACACGTCGTAGGTCGCCTCCGGCAGGTCGGGAATCAGGTACCGGCCGTCGTCGCCGGTGACCACGCTCTTGACGAACTTCGTCGGGAGAGACGTGGTTTCCGCGATGACCCAGACGCCCTCCTCGGGTCCGTTCGCGCTGGTAACCACGCCGCTGATGTCCGCCTCGGCGGCCTGCGCCCCGCCCAGGGCGCGGCCGGACGCGGAGAAGGAGACCAGTGCCGCAGCAACCAACGCGGCGACGACCGACGCTCCGGCAAAACGCTTGCTCATCGTGCTCCTCCATGTTGCGCTCCGGCCGGCGCCCCGTCGTGACGCGACGGCGGCGACCGTTCATGCCGAGCATGCCCCCGCGGGAGAACTCCGTCAAGGGACTTTGTTGGCGAGACCGCTGGCCCGCCGGATGACGTTCGGGTATAACCACCGGCATGCGGCCGCGAATCACTGTCGTCGCCTCCTGCGGCCTGGCGCTGGCGCTCGCCGCTGCCGGCGCCCAGGCCCAGGTGGGCGGCAATCTGGCCGCGGGACCGCCGCTGGACATCCACCTCGAAATCACGACGAGCCCGGATGGCCCGGTGTTGTCCACCGCCGAGTTCAACCTCGTGACCGGCGAGTACTACCGGCTTAACATCACCAGCGACGGAACCGAGTCGTGGCGCCTCGAGGTCGACGACCTGCTGCGCAACTCGCACCTGCGCCTCGTCACCATCAACGGGATCGAGGTGCACCTGCAGGCGCTGGCGTTCCGAGCCATCGAATTCGACGTCGGCGGCACGGCCCAGTTCAGCTTCACGCCGATCCGGACCGGGACGTTCGGGTTCACCGTCGGTGACGTCCCCTCCGTCCGGCGGCAGCGCGCCGACGGCGGTCGCAGCGTGAACGGGACCTTCACCGTCGAGTAGCCGCTCCCCATCGCCATGCGCCTGTACGAAGAACTCGCGGAGTGGTGGCCGCTCCTCGACGACCCGGCGACCGCCTACGCCGTGGAAGCGGGCATCTATGCCGACCTGCTGGCCGACGCTTGTGACGGGCCGATCGAGTCCCTGCTGGAGCTCGGCAGCGGCGGCGGCAACAACGCCCTGCACATGAAGCGGCGGTTCCCCAACCTGCTGCTCACGGACATCTCGGAAGAAATGCTGTCCGTGAGCCGCGCCCTCAACCCGGAATGCGAGCATCGGCTCGGCGACATGCGCACGCTGAGGCTCGGCCGGACGTTCGACGCGGTGTTCGTCCATGACGCCGTCTGCTACATGGCGACGGAAGCCGATCTGCGCCGCGCCATCGAGACTGCGCGGGTCCACTGCCGGCCGGGCGGCGCCGTGCTGTTCGCGCCCGACTACGTCCGCGAGAACTTCCCAGACGAAATGACGGACGACGGTGGCTGCGACGAGCCTGCGCCTACCGGCCCCGCCGGCGCGCACCGGCGCGGCCTGCGCTATCTCGAGTGGCGCTGGGATCCGGACCCCGACGACACTCAGTACGTCGTCGACTACGCGTTCCTGCTGCGGGACCGTGACGGCTCGGCGCGGGTCGTGCACGACCGTCACGTCGAAGGGCTCTTCACGCGCCAGCGCTGGCTGGATCTGCTGGCCGAGGTCGGTTTCGAGGCTCGCAGCGTGCCGTTCGTGCACCCGGAAGTGGAGCCAGGCCGACACGAGATGTTCGTAGGACGCCTACGCGCGTCCCCTACCGTGCCATAGCGGTCTTGAAGCGCCGCATCAGGATCGCGAGCAGGAGCGACTGGTAAGCCAGTCCGGCGAGGAAGTAGAGCCACACCCGGGGTTCGCCGGCCTCCAGCATCCAGAACACCTTGAGAGGCCAGTACAGCGGATCGATTCCGAACGCCACCTGCCAGGGCGGCGAGATGAACCAGGCAATGACGGGCGGCCACGAGAGCACGCCGATTCCCTTCATGAGGGCGAATCCCTGAACCTTGTTCGAGGCGAAGGCGGCAACGAACAGCGCGTAGAGCGGCGCGGTAGGCGCGGTCTGGACGGCGGCGACAAAGGCGGGAACCAGACCTATCGTCACCAGGTCCGCGATGGCGATGCACGCCATCATCACCGGCACGCTCACCGCCATCGGCACCGCGATGCGGTATGCGAGGTAGCCCTCCACCGTGAGCGGCGTGACCTGAAGCGCCGTGAGGGTGCGATCGTCCTTCTGGTCGAGCAGCAGGAATCCGACCACGGACCCCATCAGCGTCGGGATCATCAGGACGAGGAAGCTCACCAGGAGCGGGTAGTACGGGACGAGGTCGAACCCGTAGCGCTCGCCGAGCCACACGTTCAGGGCGGGAAAGCCCCATCGGAACGCCAGGGCGATGACGACCGGCACCCCGACCAGCCACCGCAGCATGCTGTCGCGCGCGATGCTCCTGGCGTCGATAGGCCCGAGCGCCCGGATAACGGCGGCTGCCGACGGCATCAGCGGGTCCCCTCACGGGCAACCAGGTAGCGTTCGAACGCCCGCTGGCCGGCAAGGAACAGCAGCCCCGCCCAGACCGCGGAATAGAGCAACCCATAGGCCCACTGCCACGACGGAATCGGCCCGAACGCCGCCGCCAGCAGCGTGAGCGGCGCCGTGAAGGGATGGAGATAGAGCAGCCAGGTATCCCATACGCCGAAGTAGTGCAGGATCGGCAGCGAGAGAATGAACGTGAACGGGACCGAGGGAAAGAGGAACTCGTTGATCGACCGATAGCGGGCGACGAGGACAAAACCCGTCAGCGTATAGAGGGTGGCCGCCAGCACGATGCCCGCCGCCAGCGGGCCTATCGCGAAACCGCCGCCATGGGCGGACCAGACGATGACGGCCTGCTCGACCAGCGAGAGCGCGGCCAGCGTCAGCGTCTTCGACGCGAGATACTCCCAGTCCGCGAGCGGCGTCACCACCTGGGCCTCCAGCGTCCCTTCGTTCTTCTCGAGCAGGACGAGTCCGGCGACGAAGTAGAAGTTGACCACGACCAGATTGCCGAACACGAAGGCGGGCAGGACATAGGCCCAGTCGATGGCGGGAAGGACCGTTAGCACGACGAACCAGCAGGCCAGCAGGAAGGCCACCGCGTAGTAGAAGCCGTTCCGCATCTGCAACTGGAAGTCCAGGCGAACGGTGGCGGCCAGCCTGCGCATCGGCTTACTCCAGGCTGTGGCCGGTTACGCTGAGGAAGACATCCTCGAGCGTCGCTTCCTGCGTGTGCAGGGTCTGGATAGTGGCGTCACGCAGCAGGGCCTGGAAGTCGGCGTTGGCGCCGAGCCCGTCGAGCGGAAACTCGCGTCGCCCGGGGTTGCCCCGGAGGCGGTACTCCATCACGACCGTGCGCGCGCCGTGGGCCAGCTTGAGCTTCTGCGGCGACTCGACGATCCGTATCTCTCCGTTGACGATGAACGCCACGCGGTCGCACAGGTCGTCGGCCACCGTCATGTCGTGGGTCGTCAGGAACACGGTGCGCCCGGCAGCCTTCATCTCCCGAACGAGGTTGCGGATGCCCCGCCCGCTACCCGGGTCGAGCCCCACCGTCGGCTCGTCGAGGAAGATCAACTGCGGGTCGTTGAGCAGGGCGCGCGCCACGCCGAGCCGTGTCTTCATGCCCTTCGAGTACTCCGAGACGAGGCGGGGCCCGTCGTCCGCCAGACCCACCATTTCCAGAAGCGCTTCCGGCTCACGAGTCTCTCCCCGGTACAGCGCCCGGAAGTAGCTCAGGTTCTCAACGCCCGTAAGCCGAAGGTAGTGATTGGGCAACTCGAACGAGACGCCTATTCGTTCGTAGTAGTCGGCTCCCCAATCCGCGAGGTCACGGCCGAGCACGGAGACGGCGCCCTCATAGCCTCGCAGCAGCCCGATCAGAACCTTCTGCGTCGTCGACTTCCCCGCGCCGCTCGGTCCGAGAAACCCGAGAATCTCGCCCCGGTCAATTCGAAACGACAGATTCCGGACCGCCGGGCTCGTCCCGGCTGCATAGGTAAACGTCAGCCCGTCGACATCGACCACCATCCGTCAACACTCTCTCACGGTTGGGGCGCGCCGCCAGGCGTCTCAGTGGGCGCGGAGCACGAAGAACTGGTAGCCGTAGCACTCCGAAAAGGCATGCCAGACGTCTATCTCGCGCTGGATCCCGTCCGCCAGCTCCTGTGCGTCCCGCCTGCCGGGATAACGCTTGCGGAACGCGGTCACGTTGTCCTGAAGGGGGCGATAGTAGTCGTCCCACCAGGCCGACGCGGGGAGGGGAAAGTGGGCCACCGTCTCGTAACCGCACCGGTCGACGGCCTGCAGAAGAGTCGGCACGTCACGCATGTCCGGATACTCCTCTCTCCAGAACGCCTCGCACGCACCGGGCGGGTCCGGCCGCCGCCAGCAGGCCTCCGTCACCACGATGTGGCCTCCATCCGCGAGGAGCCGGCGCCAGTCGCGGAGCCCGACCTCGAAGCCGATGTTGTAGATCGCCCCTTCGGACCAGATGACCTCGAAGGAGCCGTCACCAAAGTCGAGCCGCCCCATGTCGGCGACCCGGGCTTCCAGCCGGTGCGTCAGCCCCAGGCGCAGCGCCTCGCGGTTCAGGAAGTCGACGAACGGCGCGTGATTGTCCACCGCCACGATGTGCGCCGCCGAGCCCTTCGCCAGAACCAGTGTCTGGGCGCCGGTGCCACAGCCGATGTCGAGCACGCGGGTTCCCGGGCCGACACCCGGAACGAGCGCAAGGGCTCGAAGCGTACTCGCGGCCTCTCCCGGCCCCTGCCGCGGCAACCCGCTGAACAGCTCGAAGAAAAGCGCGTCCATGCTCCCCCCCAATCCGATGATCAATAGCCCAGGACGCTGTAGTTGCCGTCCAGAACCAGGCGAACGGACACGTACAGCCCCAACAGCCCGCACAGCACCCAGGGGGAATTCGTGGCGAAAATGTACGCGCACATCTCGCCCCTGGTGATATGTCTGTGCCGGTTGGCCACGAAGAAACTCACCAGGTAGCCCGACGTCGCATAAGTCCATTGCCAGAACAGCATGACGCCGAGAATACCGGCATGGACCGCGGGCAGGAAATCGACCGTATACGCCGCGTAGAGAATCAGCGTCGGCGCCGGCGTGACGAAACCGTTGACGATATCGACGTTGAAGCCGTACGTGCGGCGATCCGAATAGGACTCGTCGAACTGGGAGTACGTCGCCCAGACATCCGCCCAGACCGTCGGGGAAAGCGCCCGTCTCAACGGCACCCTCTTGAAGAGAAACTCACCAGCCGGCGTCCGGCCCGTCTCCCGTTGCCAGTTGCGCCAGTACACGGTGCGCTGCTCGATGTAGTCCCGCCGAAAGAACAGGCACGCCTCCCAATAGGAAATCAGCAGGTTGATGGACAGGAACAGACTCAACACGGAATGGAGGACGTCGAGATCCCCGTGCAGGTAGTAGCGGGCGCCAATGCCGGCAACGGCCAGTAGGCCGATCGCCAACATCGCCAAGAGCCCGGCCGGTATGCCCGAACCGCGTCTGCGAGAGCGTTGGCGCGGAGCGGCTTGATCGGAGTCGTATTCGCTCACTTGAGTCAGTACCTGCCGATTGCTCCGAAGTCGATCTCAACGGTCGGTTCGCGTTCTCGGATCGAGAACTTGATGAACCCCGTTTCCGCCAGCCTTGTCAGTTCCCGGTAGAACGTGCGCGTAGTGACGCCCCGGTACACGCTCTTCACGTATGGAGCGTCGCGGAGCTCCGAGTAGTCAATCTTCTGCGACGGTGCTTCTGTGAAGGGATCGACCGGCTCGGTTTCGTGGAGAAGAAAGTCCAGCAGGGTGGCACGGTAGACGACTCGGTTCAGCTTCGTCTTGATGAAGTTGTTGATGCCCTTGAGCTCGGTGGCAAAGCCCTCGACACCGAACCCCACGAACGCATTCAGGTCGAACGGCTGCGTGCGCCGGCTGTGCTGAAGCAGCCGCTTGTACTCGTCTCCATGACGATAGAAATA
Coding sequences:
- a CDS encoding methyltransferase domain-containing protein, whose protein sequence is MDLCDVGLPGEFLRGQPAQTYHQGRDVRVHFRHEFPLGAVRAVGAVRVRSPGSGRQLQRPGLLIIGLGGSMDALFFELFSGLPRQGPGEAASTLRALALVPGVGPGTRVLDIGCGTGAQTLVLAKGSAAHIVAVDNHAPFVDFLNREALRLGLTHRLEARVADMGRLDFGDGSFEVIWSEGAIYNIGFEVGLRDWRRLLADGGHIVVTEACWRRPDPPGACEAFWREEYPDMRDVPTLLQAVDRCGYETVAHFPLPASAWWDDYYRPLQDNVTAFRKRYPGRRDAQELADGIQREIDVWHAFSECYGYQFFVLRAH
- a CDS encoding class I SAM-dependent methyltransferase, producing MRLYEELAEWWPLLDDPATAYAVEAGIYADLLADACDGPIESLLELGSGGGNNALHMKRRFPNLLLTDISEEMLSVSRALNPECEHRLGDMRTLRLGRTFDAVFVHDAVCYMATEADLRRAIETARVHCRPGGAVLFAPDYVRENFPDEMTDDGGCDEPAPTGPAGAHRRGLRYLEWRWDPDPDDTQYVVDYAFLLRDRDGSARVVHDRHVEGLFTRQRWLDLLAEVGFEARSVPFVHPEVEPGRHEMFVGRLRASPTVP
- a CDS encoding ABC transporter permease — protein: MRRLAATVRLDFQLQMRNGFYYAVAFLLACWFVVLTVLPAIDWAYVLPAFVFGNLVVVNFYFVAGLVLLEKNEGTLEAQVVTPLADWEYLASKTLTLAALSLVEQAVIVWSAHGGGFAIGPLAAGIVLAATLYTLTGFVLVARYRSINEFLFPSVPFTFILSLPILHYFGVWDTWLLYLHPFTAPLTLLAAAFGPIPSWQWAYGLLYSAVWAGLLFLAGQRAFERYLVAREGTR
- a CDS encoding carboxypeptidase regulatory-like domain-containing protein, with product MSKRFAGASVVAALVAAALVSFSASGRALGGAQAAEADISGVVTSANGPEEGVWVIAETTSLPTKFVKSVVTGDDGRYLIPDLPEATYDVWVRGYGLVDSDPVTAAPGDTVDLEATVAATPAEAARVYPANYWYSLIRPPATDEFPGTGEDGNGIAANLQHQEQWVDIQKQGCMLCHQLGNRIVREIDNLDQFDSSLEAWDHRVRMGQRGGQMTNAMNRFGRVRGLQMFADWSDRIATGEVPPAPPRPQGIERNVVISMWEWGTDIDYIHDEIATDKRDPTINAGGPVYGVNISNDALTILDPVTHTATSLNVPLRVDPDTVPGMIARSMPAPSRFFGDDLIWNDPANPHNPMMDSKGRVWMTSAIRDRANPDYCQEGSDNPYAKYFPLPSGFRSAVYYEPDREQFVLVDTCFGTHHLQFAEDENDTLYFSGGGQVIGWIDTKLYDETGDERLSQGWCPTVLDTNGDGVITKPWNEPAPRGRAAEQDPDLSLDTRVNIGSYGVIGDPTDDKAVWISSNRFPGRLARLHVGDSPPESCVTEMYEVPSVLDPNVPPEKRGFGSRGLDIDRDGVIWTALSGSSHLASFDRRKCAVHNGPVTAEGRHCVEGWTLYPTPGPTIAGTDPPVRADYHYYNWVDQWDTLGLGRDIPIATGSNSDSLLAFDPDTEEWTVLRVPYPQGFFTRGLDGRIDDPDAGWKGRGVWATYGAAATWHIEGGVGVKPGMLKFQVRPHPLAE
- a CDS encoding ABC transporter ATP-binding protein codes for the protein MVVDVDGLTFTYAAGTSPAVRNLSFRIDRGEILGFLGPSGAGKSTTQKVLIGLLRGYEGAVSVLGRDLADWGADYYERIGVSFELPNHYLRLTGVENLSYFRALYRGETREPEALLEMVGLADDGPRLVSEYSKGMKTRLGVARALLNDPQLIFLDEPTVGLDPGSGRGIRNLVREMKAAGRTVFLTTHDMTVADDLCDRVAFIVNGEIRIVESPQKLKLAHGARTVVMEYRLRGNPGRREFPLDGLGANADFQALLRDATIQTLHTQEATLEDVFLSVTGHSLE